In Nicotiana tabacum cultivar K326 chromosome 10, ASM71507v2, whole genome shotgun sequence, the DNA window TTCGCTACCTCGTGAAGGTTATTGGCTCAGACTTGGTGTGAAAGCGGTCGTTTTTGTTGAGTTGCTACTTGCCTTTCCTTTATCTGTGATCACCAGATTTAAACTGAGTTCCGCTCACTCTACGGTGTCATAATTATGGTATTTCGCTGctagttgttgttttccttttcttactGCAATTACCGTATTATTATAATTGTCATTATGCGTAGTCCTTATATGGATATCGTATTCTATTGTTTCTACACTTATATTcattcaggttatttagtccagtaggtgttttgattgttcctcgtcactactccaccgatgttagtcttgatacttgctgggtaccgctgtggtgtactcatactacacttctgcaatttttgtgcaaatccaagATAATTCAAAGTCAGTTGATCGTTAGCTAGCCGTGTGGATTGttgctgaggagactcaaggtaaacctgctgctgcgttcgtaGGCTTCGGAGTCATCTTCCTGTTTTTGTATTGTACTATTTATCCTTATTTCAAAACAATTGTATTAAAGAGTTTCTAGCaatactctgtagagcttatgacttatactGCTAGTTTTGGGACCATGAACTTGGTCTTCTAATGATTGGTTAGTTTGTCTCATCAATTGGGATAAGAATACCAGTAAAGTTGTTCCACAGTGCACAGAATAGAGTAATATACCATGTAGGTTATTAAGCTACTAATTACCATAACGTAACTCTTCCTATTTAATTAACCACATTCAATTTTGTACTAATGGTGTTTCCATTTTGGACAAGTGATTAATTACATTCATTAACAATCCCCAACCATGTACTGTTACTTTACCACTACTCTATAGTATTTAAACTCGTCCTAAACATCTCAAATTATTCATCCTATTGTTTAGGTCTTCTCTGAGGTTATTTCAGTGCAAAACACACATACGAGAAGAGCCAAAGTAAGAAGCCATTCTCATCTtaatttgttgtttatgttgctTATATTACTGCTAAAAATGAAATATAATTACGTTTAATCTTTCTACTTTCTGTAGTAACTATAGTGTTTATACAGTCAACTTTTACTACTTGACAATATAGAATGGGCACATCATCAAATAGTGTTTAAACATTTGATTTTTATTTGGATTACATAAGTTGAGTTTAAACGAAAAAATATGATTTGTATAGCTGACTCCAATTTATTGCGCATCATCGCTAACTGCAATATGATGAAATTGTGATTTTGCCATAGGAAAactgattttatttatttttaaaaaaaattcttgcgCTTCCTTCCCACATTTTGAATAGTAATAACTAACCTGTGTTATTTATGGTGCAGTGGCAAGTGCAAAGATGAGTAGCAGGTTGGTTCTTTTATGTATTGTCTGTGTTTTTGTGCAAACAACATTTGCGAGGAAGCTTCTACAATTTCCATCCGGAAACATCCTCGGCTTTGGCGGAATTGACCAAATTATCGGAAATGTTGCCGGCGGCGGCGGTGGAGGAGGCggcggaggaggaggaggttcaGATGGTGGAAACGGTTGGGGAATTGGAGGTGGAGGTGGCTTTTTTAGTGGACCAGGCAGTGCTGGCGGCGGCGGCGGTGGCGGCGGCGGTGGCGGAGGAGGAGGTGTGAATGGTGGATCTGGTAAGGGGTTTGGAATTGGCGGGGGTAGTGGATCAGGTAGCAATGGAGGTGGTGGTGGCGGTggcggaggaggaggaggaggcggCGGCGGTGAAGACGGTGGAAATGGTTTTGGTGGCGGAGCTGGTCAAGGCTATGGAGTGGGAGTAGTGGCGACTCTTGATCCTACTATTGAAAATTGAATAAGGCCTTTTTTTGGTGATCACAATTTTCACCGGATTTTGCTCAAATATAGGTttagaataaataaaaaaaaaaaaagagggaaattgTTGCAACCCATATTCTCTAATGAACTTTTTTTCACTGAATAATGTTATATAGTTATTCCTGATTTTATCGATTTTGAGTTTGAGAATTGTCTTTGAAATTatgtttattgatataatttCAATTGCTCCACTCCAGTTTTGGTTCTTGTTATACTGCATTATTCCAGCTTTAATCCTCGTATTATTCAACTGACCACATTTAACTTAATGTGTAGTTTGTATACCTAAAGCTAATTtaccataaaattttattttcccattACTGAAATGCCGCATTACTTTCCGTcctccttaatgattttgaaattgttaaagaataaaatctaaaatttaatTAAGAAATTGCATTTTCAAAATTCAACTCTGATTGCTGACAAAAGGATTAAAAAAAATTGGATTATATTAGATACGcttttaaatacaaattttaaaaCTTCTTCGTCTTCCTATTCTGTCAACTTGATCATTATTACCGCATTCCTCCGATGTGTGGTACACTTTGCTTCCTGCTGGGCATCAATTAAAAGTTAATCCATTCGATCTATTTGTTTTGTTgctttagttttaaattttagaattttttaattCATTGCTTTTCAAACACCAAAAAATGGAATTCTCGTGGTCATTTTCATCTCGGAAGTAGCGACAAATGTTTACACCCTGGGATGTGGCCATTACTTCGACCTAGCATGAACGCGAAATACTTCATGTACTAAATTATTCTTTTAGAATGTACTAAGTGGAATAATATAAGGATTAAAATTACAATATCACGAGGATCAAAAGTGTTATTTGAATAATTTAGATACTACTCTGTTTTTAGCGGGTTCCAAAACTTTTTTCTTTGATGTgctttttaaatttctttttaattatatagGTAGTGGGAAATAAGAAGGGAATTATAAGATGAGGAACTAAATCGGGAATCAAACCCCTACTAACAAGGTGTAACATTCAAATAACCACGCAACGGAACGCCTATTAAGATTTTCTTTTAGGATGTAAAAATTTTGTACTATGCTATCCACTTTTGTAGTTTATTtaagaaagaattacaagaaaatatacaCGACTTCACATCATAAAAAAAATAGCTCATGTTTTTAAAGTTTACTCA includes these proteins:
- the LOC142164940 gene encoding uncharacterized protein LOC142164940 encodes the protein MASAKMSSRLVLLCIVCVFVQTTFARKLLQFPSGNILGFGGIDQIIGNVAGGGGGGGGGGGGGSDGGNGWGIGGGGGFFSGPGSAGGGGGGGGGGGGGGVNGGSGKGFGIGGGSGSGSNGGGGGGGGGGGGGGGGEDGGNGFGGGAGQGYGVGVVATLDPTIEN